The Gemmatimonadota bacterium nucleotide sequence GCGCCGTCATCGGGACGGTCGTCCACATGAGGGAAGGACGTCGCGAGGTGGACGGCTGAGCCTTCCGCCGCCGGGCAAGATCGTCTGCGTCGGACGCAACTACGGGCTGCACGCCAGGGAGCTCGGCCACGATCTTCCCGCCGAACCGCTGATCTTCCTCAAACCCTCCTCGTCTCTAATCGCCGACGGCGAAGAAATAGTCGCCCCCGGCTGGGCGGGCAGAGTGGATTTCGAGGGTGAGATCGGACTCGTAATAGGAGAGGAGGCGAAACACGTCCAGCGTGGCGAGGCTTGGAGCGTCGTAGCCGGCGTGGCCCCGGTGAACGACGTCACCGCCCGCGATCTCCAACGTTCCGACAGCCAGTGGAGCCGGGCGAAGGGCTTCGACACTTTCTGCGCTCTCGGCGAAATGACGCCGCTGGCGGAGGTGGACCGCGCCGAACTGACGGTCACCACGACGGTGAACGGACGGGAACGGCAGCGAGGCTCGATCG carries:
- a CDS encoding fumarylacetoacetate hydrolase family protein; translated protein: MGGYRLDGAHPRSRWPRGRTRGSRAVVDRDRGAAADSRRRRRHRDGRPHEGRTSRGGRLSLPPPGKIVCVGRNYGLHARELGHDLPAEPLIFLKPSSSLIADGEEIVAPGWAGRVDFEGEIGLVIGEEAKHVQRGEAWSVVAGVAPVNDVTARDLQRSDSQWSRAKGFDTFCALGEMTPLAEVDRAELTVTTTVNGRERQRGSIGEMIFSPPVVIEYVTRFMTLEPGDLVATGTPAGVGPLRDGDIVEVSIGGAGSVTNGVRAV